TTTATTTGGATAATATTTCTCAAGGTTTACGTAACTTAAAGAGTGGCAATGAAAGCGGACTGAAACAAAGCGTTTTAACACTACTGTCTCGTCCCTACACTCCAGGGAACCCCAATGATGGTTGGTACGGTCGTCAATTAGTTGATGTTCCAGAGACGATTGCGTCTTTAGAACCTCCCGCCGGAAGTACTTTTTTGACCGGACTTCCACCAGTAGGGGGAGAGCAGATGATGACTGGTTTTATTCCGCCGGGATTGACGGAAACTTTCATCCCATCAGTAACCTCTCCCTTGTGGCCTTATGCCCTGATACCTCTGGCTCTTTTATTGCTGACCTTTGGAGACAATGGTAGCTCACAAGCGGTTGAACCGCCGATTATTCCCCCAGAGCCACCGACAACTCAGACAGTACCAGAGCCGTCAGCGCTCACAGCTTTACTGCTGTTCAGTTTGGGAATGGGTATATTAAATTACAAACAGAGGTTTATGCAGACGAAGAGCAAGTCCTAAGTTGACAATTTCATAGACAAAACTATACTTATATTGACAAAAGTCAATATATATTTTAGGAAAAAATCAACTACTTGATATATAATACGGTGATATCAAGTATTGAATTGAGACTATTGCCGACGCGAAAACCAAGCAATGATGGTGGTAGTCTTTTTCAGAAACTTAATTGGAACACAATCGCGTCTGGCTAAGGCGTGAAAGTCTACTGAGGGATAACTGCTCCCATGCTCCCGTTGAAGTAGAAAGTAAAGTCTAGTTTTGTCTAGGTTTTATATAGCAGCTAATTTGAAGGGATAGATTCGTCAAAAAAAGATCCCAAAGTTTCTTGTGAATCGGGCATCTTTGCCCGGTCATCACCAAGGACTGGCAGAGGTTCGGCTTCAGCCCTCACTGGAGCCGTTAAAGCCCTGGGGGCATAGCTGCGCTGACCTGGGTAGCGTGCCGGAGGCATCAGCCATACTTTGTCCATCTCACAATATGGGATAATTTATTTTGTGGTATGACCTATACTCTAAATCTGTTAGGCAAATATAAAAATTTACCTTTAACTGAAGATGCCGTACTCCGGATGAATCGTGACTGGATATCATATGGCGATCGCTTGAATAAAAGAATCCCTCGGTAACTAATCGAGGGATTTCTATTTTTAGTACTTTGCACATGAAATGTATCCCACATAATTAGTGTATCTATCTTTTTAAAATTAGGTGTGCCAAAATGCCAAATTAATGTGATTCATGCAATCAATGACGGCGCTTAATCATTTGTGGCTACCTGTACCGACAAATTTGACTTTATTACCAAATGATGTTCATATCTGGCGCATTCACCTTGATGTCCCAGAAGCACAGCAACAAAATTTGCTAGCAACCCTTTCGGGTGACGAACTTACTCGTGCTAACCGATTCCATTTTCAGGAGCATCGGCAGCGTTTTATTGCGGGTCGTGGTATCCTGCGGAGTATATTGGGTAGCTACTTGGGTATTGAGCCGCAACGAGTCCTGTTTGATTATCAAGAACGTGGTAAACCAGTATTAGCGGATAGTTTAGCTAAAAGTGGCTTATGGTTTAACTTGTCTCATTCCCAGGGGTTAGCTCTGTGTGCAGTGAATTATCACAATCGAATTGGGATAGATTTAGAATATATTCGCCGGATGTCTGATGTAGAAGCCCTTGCCAAAAGGTTCTTTTTACCGCGAGAATATGACGTAGTGCGATCGCTATCTGATCACCAACAGCAAGAAATATTTTTCCGTTATTGGACTTGTAAGGAAGCGTATTTAAAAGCAACTGGAGAAGGACTAGCGCAGTTAGAACAAGTTGAAGTATTACTCAATCCCACAGAACCAGCGCAGTTACAGACATCTGAAAGTTGGAGCCTCTTCGAGCTAAGGGCTGCTGAGGATTATTTTGCTGCTGTGGTTGTGGAGGGTTCTGGCTGTAATTTGCAGTGTTGGCAATACTGATTAGTTATCTTCTTGCATATTTCTGACAATCTTTGTCACTAGCCTTCTGGGTGTAAAGCTGACGCTTTTTGCCAGAATTTGATTTATTAGACCAGGAATAACAATGGTTTGGCCTTTCATTAAGGCCGCATAACCGATTTTAGCCACTGTTGCGGCATCCATCATCCTTTTACCCTTCATTAGTTTAGACTCTGCCATCCCCGTTCGTTGATGAAAGGCAGACTCTGTGGAGCCTGGACAAAGCACTGTTACCGTCACGCCTGTACCTTCTAATTCATTAGCGATCGCCTCGGAAAATGATAAAATATAAGCCTTAGTAGCAAAATAGACCGCCATCAACGGTCCTGGTTGAAAAGCCGCAGCCGAAGCAACATTTAATATTTTGCCATCGCATTGCTTGACCATATCCTTTAGGAATAGCTTAGTTAAATGAGTGAGACACACCATATTTACCTGTAGCATTTCCAATTCAGCAGTTAGGTCTGTTTCGTTAAATAATCCATAAATACCAAATCCGGCATTATTCACCAGCACATCAACCTTAATATTTGCTGCTTGCAACTCTGTAAAAATTTCTTGCGGAGATGTGGATATAGATAAATCCTTGACAATAGTTCTCACAAAATTGCCAAATTCTTCTTGAAATTTAATGGCAATTTCTTTGAGCTTTGCTTCAGTTCGGTCTACTAACACCAAATTATAGTCATGAGAAGCGAAAATAGATGCTAGTTCGTAGCCAATACCACCCGCCGCCCCAGTAATGAGAGCTGTTTGTTTGTGCTGAACTTGGTTTGTTGTGTTCATTTCAGAAGATTGGTGAATTCAATTTGCTCGGTCTGCCTGACATTGACTGTGGCTTTCCGTGATTTACCGTTTAATAATTTCGGTTGAAACTACTAAACTTATTGTTGTTTATTACCCTTTCAAATTCTTGTATCTTACTCAACCCAGAACCGCTATAATAATAATTATTATACATCGAAAAAAGTTTATATTAAAGTTTAAATAATTAATTTATATTGATGTATTTATTAATAACAATATTTTACGTAATTACAGCACTTTGCAAGTAAATGAAGTACACACATTAATATTATAAATCTTGTGGGATGGGCATACTTCGGCAAGCTCAGTACAAGTCTTGCCCGCCCTTGTGTACCTCACTTAGATGAAATATACTGTAATATAGTTTTATAGTAAATTCAAACAATTCAATTAACTTATAGATACAATAAAGTAGAGACATTTCCTGAAAGGTCTCTACAAAATATACTTCCTATTTCTAGTTCATCATCTATGCAAATTCACGTAACTATAAGCACAGAACACAAAGAAAGAAGGAAATAAATAGTATCAGGTCGATTTGATGTTTCTTTTCCAGACAACAAATTAAGCAAGAGTCAAGAAACCAGTTTGAATTAAGTAGGAAGTGTAAGTCATCAATAATTGAGAATCAATTGGTGGACAAACAATAGAACTACCTGAGAGAGCTTTCAGAGTTTGCTGACAGCTAATAGTTGGTCTTCTCGCTTGCAGATACAAATCGGGAATAGTCAATTGTTCATCAGACCAGCGTTCTAGTAAAAAAGGACGCAGAGTGTATAAAGGATTCTCTACAGAAGAGACATTATTAATTAACTCTGATTGCCATTGTTCGTAGGGAATCATCTCTACAGGATAACCAAAAGAGCGCACCCATTCAACTAAATCTTTTAAAGAAATGGGTTGAGGATGTTGTAAATGGAATGCTTTCCCAATGGATTGTTTTTGTCTGGATAAGTACACAACAGCTTTACTTACATAGTCTACAGGGGACATATCCAACATATAATCTACATCAGGGAAGCTGCCCATTTGTAAACAGCCTTTGGTCATCAAATTGATAAAATCATGGGTGTTACAAATACCTGTTTTGCTATCCCCCGAAATTAATGGTGGTCTGTGAATAGTTACAGGTAAACCTCTATCACGAGCAACTTTAACTAACTTTTCTGCCACCCATTTAGTCTGAGAATATCCCAGATAAATACCTTCCCAATGATCAAATTCATCCTGTTCTTCAACCAAATGTCCAGCATAAGCAGTTGATTCAAAAACAGCGATACTGGAAACATAATGCACAGGCTTGACTTTAGTCTGACAAGCTAATCTCAAAATTTCTTGAGTTCCTAAAACATTGGCTGTTTTTAGTGCTGAGTAAGGATAAACATAATTCAGCAATGCCGCACTGTGATAAATAGTATCAATATGGCTCGCTAAAATGTGGAACTGTTCAGAGTCAATACCCAAAAGTGGTTGAGCTAAATCACCAACAATAGCAATAATGCGAGAATTAAACTTCTCATCCCAAATTGCATACTGTTCTAAATTCTTTTGTAGTTTGCTTTTACCTTCTGCTGCATTAGCCGCCCGGACTAAGCAATAGATATCCGCACCGGTTTCTTGTAGTAATTCCCGGATAATAAAAGCACCTAAAAAACCAGTTCCCCCAGTTAAAAAGATATTCTTAGGTTCACCCGTAAACACACTCACTGCATTGCTAGGATGAATAGCAGGGTCAAGCACAACTTCAGCAGCCAAATTTAGAACTGAAGTGTTAACTTGACCGTCTTGAACCTCTAAACCTTCTTGTAATTCTTCAGCTAAACGCTGTGAAAGAGATGCAATATTGGGGTAGTGCCATAGCAGAACAGGAGATGGTTGAAATCCCAACAATTTTTCTAATTTACTAACCAAAGTCATCGCCTGCGCGGAATCCAAACCATAGGTTTCTAAATTTTCGTTGATGTCTATTTCATCAATTTCTACCGCGATTAATTCAGCCATATTATTCACCAGCCATGCTTGAATATCTGCCGCACTATAAGTTTGTTTTAGAGTCATTTTTACATCTCCAATAATTGAGAATAATCTGGGCAATACTGACTGTAATCATCGGGAATTTGCATTCCTTGAATTTTTAAGCTTTGAATGCGATATAGAAATGCTGCTCCAGTCATGATGTGATGAGCAACATCAACTACCCGACGATTATCTGGTTCAGCTAAATAAGTACCGCGCACCCAATCATTAAAACTACCCATTGCAGGGCCACACCAAATTTGATAATCAACTTCTCTACCTTTTTCCCCCGAACTAGACCACCGGGAAGATAATCCTAAATACCAGCGAAAAATTAACGCCATTTTTAGCTTAGGATTATTAACTGCCTTGCCTAGTTTTTCAGGATTTTTTTGGGATAAATAACTTGCTGTTCCTTCCCAGACTTCAGCCAGAGTTTTGCGAAAAATTTGCTTTTCTATTTTCTCTCTTTCTGCCTGGGGAATCTCTTCAATGGAGTTATAGTTACGGTACAATTCATACAACTTTTGCGCCCGCATCGGGAACATTGTGCCACGTTTGAGGACTTGCAGTTTCACGCCCATTTCAAACATATCGGCGGCTGGAGCCATAATCATATCCGCCATTTCAGCTTGAGCTAATAATTTTTTAGTATGATTACAAGCTCCAGATTCAACGCAGGACTGATTAATTGAACCAGTCATAATGTAAGCAGCACCCATCATAAAAGCTGCTAAAGCTGATTGTGGTGTGGCAATTCCGCCAGCTACTCCAATTCTAATGGGTTGTTGATATTGAAATTGTTCTTGGATTTCATTCCGCAAACTAATAATAGAAGGTAATAAACAGACTAAAGGACGATTATCTGTATGTCCGCCAGAATCAGCTTCGACGGTGATATCATCAGCCATCGGCACTTTAGTAGCAAGTTTGGCTTGTAAATCAGTAATTAATCCTTGTTCAAGTAATTCTTTAAGTATTCTGGCTGGTGCTGGTTGGAGAAATTTACTAGCTACTTCTCGCCGCGAAACTTTGGCAATGACTTTGTTTTTGATTTCAATTTGATTGGCATCATTTAAGCTTAATCCCGCAACCCGGTAATAAACTATGTTGGGGGTTAAATCTAAAAATGCTGAAGCTTCTACGGTTCTTACTTGATATTTGAGGTATAAGTTCACAGCACGGCGTTCAATAGCCATGTCGTTAGGGCTGTGAATTAAATTGAAGGCGTAGGGGCCATGAGGTAATGCTGCTTGAATGCTTTTAATGGCTGTTTCTAAACGTTCTGGAGGTAAGCCACCGGCACCAAATGAACTCAATATTTTGGCTTTTCCTAATGCAATTACCATTTCTTCGGAGGCTATTCCGCCAGCCATTGCACCAGTTACATAAGCGTATTTTACGCCATGAGCAGCTAGGAAGTTTGAGTCTCCTAGTTGTTGTAGATTGATTGGGGGAATAAAGGTAAGAAGTTCTGGTTGTGCTGTGGTGTTATTTTCTGGAGGGCATAAGTAGCCTTCGTTTGTAACACCAATTTTTCCGCCAATTTTAAGGATGTAGCAGGGTTTGTCTAATGTTAGGAGTTTGTTTTTGATGGCTGATTCTTGGAAGGATATGCTATCTAATGAACCTTTCCAGGTGAGGTTTTGACTGTGGGGATTGGTGGGAAATTTTAGGCTATTATTATGTTGATCTGGTAGTGTGTCTACGGGTGTCACGGTGGTTATACCTCAGTTTGTTAATGGGGGGTTTTTAACGAACCGCCAAGTTGCCAAGTACGCCAAGAAGAGAAGGAGAGATTTTTATTTGATAGTTAGCATGGCTGAATTAGAGTCGGGAGTTATGGAATAACGAACTGCAGAGGACATAGAGTACACAGAGGAATGAGAGTTTGAGAGGTTTTGTGCGTAAGTCCTAACCCGGATTTCTCATCTCTTACTCTCTGCGCCTCTGCGCCTGGTGCGTGTTAGCGTAGCGGGGCGTAGCCCTACTAATTCATGCTTTCAATCAAGTTTGTTCATTCAATAAGTTTTCGGCACAAACTAACTGTAATTGAATGATTTCGCTCATCTGTTTACTAAAATCTTTTCTGGCTTGCAGGAAGGCAGTGTGATTTTGAGTTATTCTGTAATTGTTATCGCTCAGTTGTTTGTACTGAGTTCTGTTCAATTCAAGCATTCTAATTGTGTTATCAAGTTGATGGTTTGTAGCTGGAGATGACACAATTGGTTGCAGAGTTTTCTGTGCCAGAACTGTTGACTCAGAAGATTGTAATTCTTCTGGAATCTCAAAACCGTGTTCCATGATATTTTTTGTTGGGTCTTCGGCTGGCTGGGTTGGGGAATTTATGTTGTCTAATTTGCTGGCAAATGGTATGTTTTGATGCAGTTTTTCTACCCGATAACTGTTGAGGTTTTTGGCGATATTTTGGAAGTATTTACGGTTTTCTTCACTTAAAATTGCACCTGCAATTGATTTACCGCCCAAGGTAATTGTTCTTAGGGTTAATTTGTTTTGTTTGGTTGTGGCTGTGCTGAGGTTGTACAGGGGTGATAAATCTAAATTCACCCGATGACTGACAAGTTTTGCTAAGGCTTTGACCATTGATGTGTGGTCATCCATACCTCTACGATTGAGGGATACGGTAATGTGTTCTTTGTTTTCTAAGATTTTACTCATCCATCGAGAACAAACTCCACCCGCGCCAGCTTCTACAAATATTTTTACGCCATCTTCATAGACACGGTTGACTAATTGGGGAAAGTCCAGTTGTTGGCAAAGTCCGGTGGCTATACTTTTAGCTATGACATCTCTATCAAGTTTGATGGGTTGGTACTCGGCGGCTGAGTAAAATGTGATGTCTGGTAGGTTTTGGGTGGGTAAGCTATTAACTTTGGCGATTTCTTCATATTCTGACCGCATGGCTTCGCAATGAATTACATGGTCGAAGGGTGCGGGGAAAGAATTACAACCAAGAGTTTTAATTACTCTCTGACAAGCTGTTTTTTCTCCAGCAATTAAGACTTCTTCTGGTGTGTTGATTTGAGTTAAATAAACTCGTGGCTCATGTTTTAAACATTCTTCTACCTGGTAAGGTGTGGCCATGAGGACATAGGTAGCCCAGAACTCATCATCTTGTAATTCTGTGCTATCTGTTAAGCCCCAATACTGACGTACAGCATTTTTAGCACCTGATAATTTATCCCCAAATAATGGTGATGAGTTGAGAGTATTACTACCGCCTTCAAAATCACTCCAAACTCCTTGGGCTACCATCATGCTGGTTTCACCTAAGCTATAGCCAAAGACACATTTTGGTTGAACTTGAAAGTCATCTCGGAAAATCGCTGTCATGTATCTGGCGAAGGCGATTTCACTTTCAAACATTCCCAGGGAATCATCTAATAATTCTTTTTCGAGGGTTTCTAGTTGTCTAGTGGCGAGTTTGGGGAAGCTGCGAGGATAAACCAATTTCTCTACATCAGCAGCACGGTTATAGAGGTTATTACTCTTTAAGTCCTCAAAAACTTTGGGAAATAGGCGGAAAACTGTCCGACCAATACCAATATAGGAGTTAACGGCGGCTGGATAAACATAAGCGACACTTGCCGTTTTACCCAACGGTTTGGCTGTAAAATAACTACCTAATGGGGTTAGCCAGTCTGTACCTTTTTCAAAAGCAGTATTTACGCCTTTACGTGCAGCATCAATTTGTTTGAGGATTTCTTTTTTGTTACGTCCAGTAATTGTTAGAGCATATTTACTTTCAGAATGCTCTTTAAAAGTTGTGAAGGTTTGACTGGCTGTAGTTGATAAACAAGAACTATCTTCAATAGTTTTTTCGAGACTATTTAAAACCTCTTGTAAGTTGTTTTGATTTTCAGCTGCTACAGGGAAAAGATGAAAAGGCATTTGCTGTAAATACTTACTATCACGCTCTTCTTGGTCTGGGTCTTCGGATAAGATGACATGAGTATAAGTCTCGTCTATACCTATGCTATTGATAGCGGCTATACGACGCGTACCACCTTTATCGACAAACCAAGGTCTGGACTCTGTAGCGACATAGAAGGGGCTACCTGACCATTTTTGTGGAGTCTTCGCACCAGACCATTTAGGAGTAGCAGGAATGTATCTGTAATAGAGACAAAGGGCAGTTTTGATTAAACTAGCAATTCCCGATGCTGTGTATGTATGACCGATATTAGCTTTGACGCTACCAATGGCACATTGCAAACCGTTTCCAGTTTGAGGATAAGCCTGTAATAACCCGGTGATTTCGGCTTCATCTTGTTGAGGAATACCACTCCCAAAGACTTCTACATAGTTAATCTCTTGAGGTTGAATTTTGGCGATTTCAAAAGCTTTCTGACAAGCATCATTTGTGGCTGCTGCAAAACTGACAGCATCCAGTACAGCATATATTTTGTGGTTCTCTTTTTGGGCGGTATCATGACGCTTGAGGACAACTGCACCAGCACCTTCTCCAACCATCCAACCATCGGCATTTTCGTCAAAACTTAAGGTATTGATACCTTGATTTATTTTGGCTAATTGACTACGTAATAAGACATTTTCTACACCGCCGGCTAAATCAATTGCACCTAAAACTACAGCCTCGACTTCTCCAGATGCTAGTAACATTTGTGCGACTTCTAAGGCTTTGAGGGCAGAATTTTCACCAGCCGTCATTGTGAAAGCGGGTCCTGTGAAGTTCCATAAAGCGGAAATTCGACCTGCCATAATATTGGCGATGTGACTGACATACTCGCTGGTTTCAACAGGATGATGAATGCTATCTTTAACTATGCTTTCTAACTGTGAAAGTTCTGCATCTGGTAGAGAGATATTATCCTCTAATAAGCCCTCTTTGACCTGCCAAGATAAATCCCATCGTTGTTGTAACTGATGTACAGAAAGTTCAGTTTCCGCCGCCACAATTACTGCGACATTTCCACCTTCTTTTAGTCCCGCATCTTCAACAGCACGGTTAGCAACTTTTAATAGTAACAGTTGTTGGGGATTGAGTTTTTCAACTTCGTTTGGAGGAACTTTACAGGCTAAAGTATCAATGTCAAAGTCTTGGATGTATGCCCCAATTGGTGGTTTACCATCTGCTAAACCATACTCTTGCAGTAAGTCTGTTTGCTCATCTAGACCTTGCCATCTAGAGGGGGGGAGAGGAATAAAATGCTGTTTTCCTTCGTAAATACTGCGCTCAAAGGCATCTAATCCGTTACAGCCACCGAAAAAGGCATCCATGCCAACAATAGCGACTTTAGCCTGTTCTACAGGTACATCTGAGTTAATATCTAGGGCTGTGTTTCCCTGTTCAAGAATTAAGTGGGAATTAGTCCCGCCAAAACCAAAGGCGCTGATGGCTGCGCGTTTAATGGGTGTATTGTTGTTAGGCCATGCTGTGGCTTTTCTGACAATATTATCGCTGGAAATAACGTTATTGTCTGAGGCTAAAGGGACATCAACATTAATGGTAGGTGGAATTAGATTCTGAGACATACTCAGAATTACTTTTGTCAAGCCTACCATCCCAGCAGCCGTTAATAAATGCCCGACGTTGGCTTTAGCAGAACCTACTAAAGGTGAGGCTTGATGTTGTCCGAAAAAGGTAGCTATAGAGTTGAGTTCTGTTGTATCTCCTAGTAATGTGCCGGTAGCATGACATTCTAGATAATCAATGCTTTGAGGACTAATTTGAGCTTCTTTATAGGCTCGTTCAAAAGCGAGGACTTGTCCTTTGGTATTGGGACTGAGTAGGTGCTTACCTTTACCATCGTTAGAGAGTCCATTACCGCAAATTGTGGCGAGAATATGATCTCCATCTCTGACAGCATCGGTGTATCTTTTCAGGACTACCATTCCTACACCGTCACCGGGAATTAGTCCTCTGGATGTCTTATCTAGGGGGCGACTTGTACCGTCTTCAGCAAAGCCTTGGACACCAGAAAAGAGCATTCGCACAAATAGCGAGTCTGCACAACTGATGGCTCCGGCTAACATCATGTCAGCTTTATGGGATGATAGATAATGAGAGGCTAGTTTAATAGCATAAAATGAGGATGAACAAGCAGCATCTAGACATAAATTAATTCTAGATAGTGATAAGGCTTGAGCAACTATTGATGCTGGTAAGCCGGAAATCATCGCATTGTAAACTGATGCTTTGGTTGCTATGGGTAAGGTAGCTAAATCAAAATTTTCATGCTGTAAAAGTTCTTTAACAGCAGGTGCGATCGCTTGCCGATAAATAGGGGAGAATAATTGATGGGAAAGTCTAGTTGGGAAGGAAAGATTTCCTAGAATTACACCACATTTAGCGAGGAGGTTTTGATTTCCCCAGTAGCCACTATTTTTAATGGCTTGTTTGGCTGCATACAATGACCATTTGAAGGTGTCGTCTAAACCTGCAAGTAATTCTGATGGGAGGTTATATTCAGACGCATCAAATTCAAAGTCCCGAATGTAGCCACCTTTGAGGGAATAGGTTTTATCTGCTGTGCCTTTAACTGGGTTGTAAAAAATAGTGGGATCTACCCCAATTTCGGCGATGGTTGCTGATGATGTGGCATCTTTTTTGTTAATCAAATTATGCCAAAATTCTTCAGGGTTTTTAGCATCGGGAAATAGGCTGGATAATCCGATGATGGCTATTTTTTGCATTGTTATATCCTCGACAGTTTTGGGGTATTAAAAGAAGGCAGGATTTACGCTGTTCCCCAAATTTGAGAATTTTTTCTGGATGGAAACGAACCACAAAGGACACAAAGTACACAAAGGAAGAGGGAAGAAGGAAGAAGGAATTCTCTCTACTTCTCAATTTCTCCGCGCCTCTGCGTCTCTGGCTGAGAATCAAGTCCAAATAATTAACTTCTGAGTTGTTTCATTGACCAAATAATGGCATGAGCGCCTAGCATTTGAGAGTATATTTTTCCCTGATTATCGTGTATAATAAAGTCTGCGATCGCACTACTCGGAGTTTTGGCTTTTACTTCACAAGAAACATAAAATGGTTCGTTGTGTGGAGTAGGCGCAAATTGTTCAAATTTCTCGACTTTTCCGGGTAAGCAACCTTCTTGATGAAAGTGTTGTGTCCAAATCCATAAGGCGTGCATACTCAAGTCTGTTGTATAAGGATTCACCCATTTAACGGGGAATTGTCCTTGTTTTTGAGGACTGATTTCTGTCCACAAACATTCTGTGGTGATTTTTTCAGGGGTAATATTTAAAACTCTTTGGACTTCTTGAAATGAGGGTCCATGAAATAAGGTGCTTTCTCCATTTTGATAGAAATCTTTGCCTGTGGCAGTGATTATGTTATCTTGATTGAGGTTGATTGATTCATAAGTAGGAGAATCAGGAATTTCTCTATGCAGGTTGAGTTGAGCGCTAAAATGGTAATGGGTTTTACCTGCGGAATTTTTACTCCATATTTTAGCTTTAACTACAATTTTTTCAGAGTTGATTTTCTCAACTTCTTCTATATCTAAAATGTGTTCTTTGGCTAAGTTATGGTTGAAGGTAATTCCCTTTAAAACTTTGAAATCTGTGTAATTGAATAATCGATAACCGGGATACATTTCCTCACAGGAATTAATTATCCATGTCATTGCACAAGTAGCAGGTAATACTGGAGAACCGGCTAAAGCATGATCATATAAAAAGGGGTTCGCTTCCAGTTTCATCTGGCGACGGATGCGATGATTTCGCAGTTGGGAATCTAATTCTATAGTTGGGGGAACTAAGGGACTACCAATGACAACTTGTGCAGTATCATGATGGGACGGGTGCAATTCGTTGACTAACATTTGTGTACCCGCATCCACAGGAATAATATCAAATCCCCTTTCTGCAAGTGCTTTTTTTAGTTCTGGGGAAACCATACCACTATCCCAAGCGCCCCAGTTAATGGCGACTACGTGACACTGAGGATAATTTTGCTTGATTAAATGGGCTGATTTGTTGAGAATTTCGTTAGCGATCGCATAATCAGATTGTCCAATATTGCCGTAAAATCCAGTTACGGAGGAGAACAATACTAAATGCTGGAGTTGTTCAAGATTCACGCAAGTCAGGAGATTTTCTAATCCTTGGACTTTAGCAGTGTAAACTTTTTCAAAATCCTGATCTGTTTTCTTTTCAATTAGCTTATCAGCTAAATTTCCCGCGCCGTGAATAATCCCAGTTATTGCGCCCACAGCCGCTAATTTTTGCTGTAAATCTGCAATATTGGTGACATCTACACTAATATATTCGGCTTGAGCGCCTGTTTCTTGGATGCTTGCTAAGGTTTTCTTAATTTCTCGGCTGGAAACGATTTTGTTATATATCTTCAATACACTCATAGGAGTTGGTTTTTCTCCTTGAGACAGAAGATTTTCCATGATGCGTTTCTTTAAGGCTGGTTCTTCGATACAATTTTGAGCAAATTCTGGTTCAATTTCTAAAAGTTCGGAACGACCAAGGAGGATGAATTTACAAGGCTGGTGCTGGGCTATTTTAATTGTACATTGGGCTGTAATTCCTTTTGCACCACCACTTACAATAAAAACTGATGAAGGGCGAATCTGTGTTTGTGTAGTCATATTTTTTTATGATTAAAGAGGAACTAACCGCC
The window above is part of the Nodularia spumigena CCY9414 genome. Proteins encoded here:
- a CDS encoding SDR family NAD(P)-dependent oxidoreductase, which encodes MTTQTQIRPSSVFIVSGGAKGITAQCTIKIAQHQPCKFILLGRSELLEIEPEFAQNCIEEPALKKRIMENLLSQGEKPTPMSVLKIYNKIVSSREIKKTLASIQETGAQAEYISVDVTNIADLQQKLAAVGAITGIIHGAGNLADKLIEKKTDQDFEKVYTAKVQGLENLLTCVNLEQLQHLVLFSSVTGFYGNIGQSDYAIANEILNKSAHLIKQNYPQCHVVAINWGAWDSGMVSPELKKALAERGFDIIPVDAGTQMLVNELHPSHHDTAQVVIGSPLVPPTIELDSQLRNHRIRRQMKLEANPFLYDHALAGSPVLPATCAMTWIINSCEEMYPGYRLFNYTDFKVLKGITFNHNLAKEHILDIEEVEKINSEKIVVKAKIWSKNSAGKTHYHFSAQLNLHREIPDSPTYESINLNQDNIITATGKDFYQNGESTLFHGPSFQEVQRVLNITPEKITTECLWTEISPQKQGQFPVKWVNPYTTDLSMHALWIWTQHFHQEGCLPGKVEKFEQFAPTPHNEPFYVSCEVKAKTPSSAIADFIIHDNQGKIYSQMLGAHAIIWSMKQLRS
- a CDS encoding PfaB family protein, encoding MQKIAIIGLSSLFPDAKNPEEFWHNLINKKDATSSATIAEIGVDPTIFYNPVKGTADKTYSLKGGYIRDFEFDASEYNLPSELLAGLDDTFKWSLYAAKQAIKNSGYWGNQNLLAKCGVILGNLSFPTRLSHQLFSPIYRQAIAPAVKELLQHENFDLATLPIATKASVYNAMISGLPASIVAQALSLSRINLCLDAACSSSFYAIKLASHYLSSHKADMMLAGAISCADSLFVRMLFSGVQGFAEDGTSRPLDKTSRGLIPGDGVGMVVLKRYTDAVRDGDHILATICGNGLSNDGKGKHLLSPNTKGQVLAFERAYKEAQISPQSIDYLECHATGTLLGDTTELNSIATFFGQHQASPLVGSAKANVGHLLTAAGMVGLTKVILSMSQNLIPPTINVDVPLASDNNVISSDNIVRKATAWPNNNTPIKRAAISAFGFGGTNSHLILEQGNTALDINSDVPVEQAKVAIVGMDAFFGGCNGLDAFERSIYEGKQHFIPLPPSRWQGLDEQTDLLQEYGLADGKPPIGAYIQDFDIDTLACKVPPNEVEKLNPQQLLLLKVANRAVEDAGLKEGGNVAVIVAAETELSVHQLQQRWDLSWQVKEGLLEDNISLPDAELSQLESIVKDSIHHPVETSEYVSHIANIMAGRISALWNFTGPAFTMTAGENSALKALEVAQMLLASGEVEAVVLGAIDLAGGVENVLLRSQLAKINQGINTLSFDENADGWMVGEGAGAVVLKRHDTAQKENHKIYAVLDAVSFAAATNDACQKAFEIAKIQPQEINYVEVFGSGIPQQDEAEITGLLQAYPQTGNGLQCAIGSVKANIGHTYTASGIASLIKTALCLYYRYIPATPKWSGAKTPQKWSGSPFYVATESRPWFVDKGGTRRIAAINSIGIDETYTHVILSEDPDQEERDSKYLQQMPFHLFPVAAENQNNLQEVLNSLEKTIEDSSCLSTTASQTFTTFKEHSESKYALTITGRNKKEILKQIDAARKGVNTAFEKGTDWLTPLGSYFTAKPLGKTASVAYVYPAAVNSYIGIGRTVFRLFPKVFEDLKSNNLYNRAADVEKLVYPRSFPKLATRQLETLEKELLDDSLGMFESEIAFARYMTAIFRDDFQVQPKCVFGYSLGETSMMVAQGVWSDFEGGSNTLNSSPLFGDKLSGAKNAVRQYWGLTDSTELQDDEFWATYVLMATPYQVEECLKHEPRVYLTQINTPEEVLIAGEKTACQRVIKTLGCNSFPAPFDHVIHCEAMRSEYEEIAKVNSLPTQNLPDITFYSAAEYQPIKLDRDVIAKSIATGLCQQLDFPQLVNRVYEDGVKIFVEAGAGGVCSRWMSKILENKEHITVSLNRRGMDDHTSMVKALAKLVSHRVNLDLSPLYNLSTATTKQNKLTLRTITLGGKSIAGAILSEENRKYFQNIAKNLNSYRVEKLHQNIPFASKLDNINSPTQPAEDPTKNIMEHGFEIPEELQSSESTVLAQKTLQPIVSSPATNHQLDNTIRMLELNRTQYKQLSDNNYRITQNHTAFLQARKDFSKQMSEIIQLQLVCAENLLNEQT